A portion of the Gottschalkia purinilytica genome contains these proteins:
- a CDS encoding MarR family winged helix-turn-helix transcriptional regulator, whose protein sequence is MKQDQILNMFLDNIQKILYPQEWIDIDFKLSKTELFTMLIVDRHGEVIMSNIANSLNISMSTATGIVDRLVSKNYLKRERSTNDRRIVVIKLSQEGKEIISNLKDTLNHYISNIYETLTDEEVKLLSKIILKVIRVFSDEDKQDNVENENKKTIKKINIE, encoded by the coding sequence ATGAAACAAGATCAAATTCTTAATATGTTTCTTGATAACATACAGAAAATTCTTTATCCTCAAGAATGGATCGATATAGATTTTAAGTTATCCAAAACAGAACTTTTTACTATGCTTATAGTAGATAGACACGGGGAAGTCATTATGAGTAATATAGCTAATAGCCTTAACATATCTATGAGTACAGCTACAGGTATTGTTGATAGATTAGTAAGTAAAAATTATTTAAAAAGAGAGAGAAGTACCAATGATAGACGTATAGTAGTTATAAAACTTTCTCAAGAAGGAAAAGAAATAATAAGCAATTTAAAGGATACTCTTAATCACTATATTAGTAATATATATGAGACTTTAACAGATGAGGAAGTAAAGCTTCTAAGTAAAATAATTCTAAAGGTTATAAGAGTATTTAGTGATGAAGACAAACAAGATAATGTAGAAAATGAAAACAAGAAAACTATTAAGAAAATAAATATTGAATAG